Proteins encoded by one window of uncultured Draconibacterium sp.:
- a CDS encoding carboxylesterase family protein, translated as MNPINRRQFVNRLSLTAAGTIAFSGLAYSSGKFMSGLGAEEFVTAESATGKLRGVRQDGVNIFKGIPYGGSVSGENRFRRPPKVDPWTGVRDALELGAPSLQTSGWGPKPAEDCLFLNVWTPANDNKKRPVMFYNHGGGYVTGSGGSGGQDGANLARYFDVIVVQTNHRLGLLGFLYLDEIAGADYAGSGNMGVLDIAAGLKWVNENIDRFGGDPNNVMIFGESGGGGKTACVYAMPEASPYFNKASVESGPGARMLTKDLAAETTEMVLKEMNIAKNDWRKLLEVSPEQLLEVQNKFMFIPPFQPEIGMPEMHGFGPVVDGSVLPNHPFDSTAPKISKDKPLLTGWNEDEYAFFVMQRQQGDLLKVDFNTLPEKLKADFGDDTATVIAAYRKANPDITAPQIMMAVKSITMMGLGSVEIAERKAKENGAPVYLYNFGYKSDAKIPGTDYPMGTPHAMDISYKFNNVQPPKEGEEQRRMFGDSSPASCKASHNFAELWTNFARTGVPSAEGAPEWPAYNLKDRPTMRIDTECTIINDRYKVELDMWRKIGKLHTV; from the coding sequence ATGAATCCAATAAACAGAAGACAATTCGTTAACCGATTATCATTAACAGCTGCCGGAACCATTGCTTTTTCAGGCCTTGCCTATTCATCGGGCAAGTTCATGTCGGGTTTGGGTGCCGAAGAATTTGTAACTGCTGAAAGCGCAACCGGAAAATTACGGGGCGTAAGACAAGACGGTGTAAATATCTTCAAAGGAATTCCATACGGAGGTTCTGTTTCGGGCGAAAACCGGTTCCGTCGTCCTCCAAAAGTTGATCCGTGGACAGGTGTTCGCGATGCGCTGGAACTGGGTGCACCATCCTTGCAAACTTCCGGTTGGGGACCAAAACCTGCCGAAGACTGTCTGTTCCTGAATGTGTGGACACCGGCCAACGACAATAAAAAACGCCCGGTAATGTTCTACAATCACGGTGGCGGTTATGTTACCGGATCGGGTGGTTCGGGCGGACAAGACGGTGCAAACCTGGCTCGATATTTCGATGTAATAGTGGTGCAAACCAACCACCGATTGGGTTTATTGGGTTTTTTGTATTTAGATGAAATTGCCGGTGCGGATTATGCCGGATCGGGAAATATGGGAGTTTTGGATATTGCTGCCGGATTAAAATGGGTGAATGAGAATATTGACCGTTTTGGCGGCGATCCGAATAACGTGATGATTTTTGGCGAGTCGGGTGGCGGAGGAAAAACAGCTTGTGTTTATGCTATGCCGGAAGCTTCGCCCTATTTCAATAAAGCATCGGTTGAAAGTGGACCGGGAGCTCGGATGCTGACAAAAGATCTGGCTGCCGAAACCACTGAAATGGTGTTGAAAGAAATGAATATCGCCAAAAATGACTGGCGAAAACTGTTGGAAGTTTCACCGGAGCAACTGCTGGAAGTTCAAAACAAGTTTATGTTTATTCCACCTTTCCAACCAGAAATTGGAATGCCCGAAATGCATGGATTTGGTCCTGTGGTTGATGGTTCGGTGTTGCCAAATCACCCCTTCGATTCAACGGCACCAAAAATATCAAAAGACAAACCATTGTTAACAGGTTGGAACGAAGATGAATATGCATTCTTTGTGATGCAACGCCAGCAGGGCGATTTGTTAAAGGTTGATTTTAATACGCTTCCAGAAAAACTGAAAGCTGATTTTGGCGATGATACTGCAACAGTAATTGCTGCCTACCGAAAAGCGAATCCGGATATAACTGCTCCGCAAATAATGATGGCTGTAAAATCCATTACAATGATGGGGCTTGGTTCGGTTGAAATTGCCGAGCGGAAAGCTAAAGAAAATGGCGCACCTGTTTATTTGTATAATTTCGGTTACAAATCAGACGCAAAAATACCGGGCACCGATTACCCGATGGGAACACCGCATGCCATGGATATTTCCTATAAATTCAATAATGTGCAGCCGCCAAAAGAAGGCGAGGAGCAACGACGTATGTTTGGCGACAGTTCGCCTGCTAGCTGCAAAGCATCGCACAATTTTGCCGAATTGTGGACCAATTTTGCGCGAACCGGCGTGCCTTCAGCCGAAGGAGCACCGGAGTGGCCGGCATACAATCTTAAAGATCGGCCTACCATGCGAATCGATACCGAGTGTACAATAATCAACGATCGGTACAAAGTTGAATTGGACATGTGGAGGAAAATTGGAAAATTACATACCGTTTGA
- a CDS encoding alpha/beta hydrolase — MKKFTLLSLALFVLSIATYAQGGSNGLLMPKFIKPTDNSTSTVLTDLTKERHWFRELPADSEVDLVKDVVFHETKSIDGDPMSLKMDILTYKDDKVRPCVVYVIGGGFSFAAKERNLYDRYEIAKAGYVVASVQYHVISTGIYSDAVKDVKAAVRYMRANADKYGIDPENIGIWGESAGGYLTAMVATTNGEKQFEEGENLDQSSDVKAAVDAYGLSDLTKIGADYDDEAANAHFTVISPDGQFIHGKNSGLTSLDKPEEVAKANPINYVDKNDPPFLFFHGTKDMTVSPSQTLLLHNALREKGVSSTRYVLEGAGHASAEFSDPQVINIIIDFLDENLK; from the coding sequence ATGAAAAAATTTACGCTACTAAGTTTAGCCCTTTTTGTGCTTAGCATTGCAACTTACGCGCAGGGAGGTTCAAACGGTTTGTTGATGCCGAAATTCATAAAACCCACTGATAACAGCACCAGTACCGTATTAACAGATCTTACAAAAGAACGCCACTGGTTTCGCGAATTGCCTGCCGACAGTGAGGTGGATCTTGTAAAAGATGTAGTTTTTCACGAGACAAAAAGTATTGATGGCGATCCGATGTCGCTAAAAATGGATATTCTTACCTACAAGGATGACAAGGTACGTCCGTGTGTGGTTTATGTTATTGGCGGAGGTTTTTCTTTTGCCGCAAAAGAGCGAAATCTTTACGATCGATACGAAATTGCAAAAGCCGGTTATGTAGTGGCCAGTGTGCAGTACCACGTAATTAGTACCGGTATTTACAGTGATGCTGTTAAAGATGTAAAAGCGGCAGTACGTTATATGCGTGCCAATGCTGATAAATACGGAATCGATCCCGAAAATATTGGAATTTGGGGTGAATCTGCAGGTGGTTATTTAACTGCTATGGTGGCCACAACAAATGGCGAAAAACAGTTTGAAGAAGGTGAGAATCTGGATCAAAGCAGCGATGTAAAAGCTGCTGTTGATGCTTATGGTTTGTCTGATCTGACTAAAATCGGTGCCGACTATGATGACGAAGCAGCAAACGCGCACTTTACAGTTATCTCTCCCGACGGGCAGTTTATTCACGGAAAAAACAGCGGATTAACAAGTCTTGACAAACCGGAGGAGGTTGCCAAAGCAAACCCGATAAATTATGTGGACAAGAACGATCCTCCGTTTTTGTTTTTCCACGGAACAAAAGATATGACCGTTTCTCCAAGTCAGACATTGTTATTGCACAATGCTTTGCGCGAGAAAGGTGTTTCATCAACGCGTTATGTGTTGGAAGGAGCCGGACATGCCAGTGCCGAATTTTCTGATCCGCAGGTGATAAATATTATTATCGATTTTCTGGATGAAAATTTGAAATAG
- a CDS encoding carboxylesterase family protein, translating into MRSLKFILAAFLFSGLFACQTSTTNAPPTGSQPGSHPMIANSETAQTSTESGDVIGYVHDGVFNYKGIPYAKAERFMPPQKPDKWDGVRSCRSYGPVCPIDVSSMILADEMEFAQQHNFWFMKEEDCNNLNVWSPGINDGKKRPVMVWLHGGGYTAGSSCELPSYDGENLSRTGDVVVVSINHRLNVLGFLDLSAVDEKYAESANVGMMDVVAALEWVHNNIANFGGDPANVTIFGQSGGGGKVATMLYTPSAKGLFHKAIMQSGVAGSYSTKEATQKLGLAVMEELGLKNSEVEKLKDIPHDELLAAGNRAIAKNSGAGMGRMGWAPSCDGEFIPLQPGAPGAEDLAKDIPVIIGSNQVEFGAFGGGADLLLADEATIIENLRERFGDKTEAYVAAYKKAYPNTKLPSDMKDVDMMFRPMALNFTRMKSAVPGGAPVYNYVFKWNAPHLDGMLKSSHCMEIAFVFNNIARTEEYNSGSPEAYALAEKLSKTWATFAHTGNPNNDAMPEWEPFTPDGGATMLLDNQPELVHNHDKELIEVATSVPQQSMF; encoded by the coding sequence ATGAGATCATTAAAATTTATTCTTGCAGCTTTCCTGTTTTCAGGATTGTTTGCATGTCAAACTTCAACAACAAATGCACCTCCAACTGGTTCGCAACCGGGATCGCATCCGATGATCGCCAATAGCGAAACAGCGCAAACTTCCACCGAAAGTGGCGATGTAATCGGGTATGTACACGACGGAGTTTTCAATTACAAAGGAATTCCGTATGCCAAAGCCGAGCGTTTTATGCCGCCGCAAAAGCCCGATAAATGGGACGGTGTGCGTAGCTGTCGCTCATATGGTCCGGTTTGCCCGATCGATGTTTCATCGATGATTTTGGCCGACGAAATGGAATTTGCTCAGCAACACAATTTCTGGTTTATGAAAGAGGAAGATTGTAACAATCTGAATGTTTGGTCGCCGGGAATTAACGATGGTAAAAAACGTCCGGTAATGGTATGGTTGCATGGTGGCGGTTACACTGCCGGTTCATCGTGCGAATTGCCAAGTTACGATGGCGAGAACTTAAGTCGCACCGGCGATGTGGTGGTAGTTTCCATCAATCATCGTTTAAATGTGCTTGGTTTCCTCGATCTGTCGGCTGTTGACGAAAAATATGCTGAATCGGCCAACGTAGGAATGATGGATGTTGTTGCCGCGCTGGAATGGGTGCATAACAACATTGCCAATTTTGGCGGAGATCCTGCTAACGTAACCATTTTCGGTCAGTCCGGTGGTGGTGGCAAAGTGGCTACCATGCTTTACACGCCTTCTGCAAAAGGTTTGTTCCACAAAGCAATTATGCAAAGTGGTGTTGCCGGAAGTTACAGCACCAAAGAAGCTACTCAGAAACTGGGTTTGGCCGTTATGGAAGAACTTGGCCTGAAAAATAGTGAAGTTGAGAAATTAAAAGATATTCCTCACGATGAATTATTAGCTGCCGGAAACCGTGCAATTGCTAAAAATAGCGGTGCAGGAATGGGCCGAATGGGATGGGCACCGTCATGCGATGGTGAGTTTATTCCTCTGCAACCCGGAGCTCCCGGAGCTGAAGATCTGGCAAAAGATATTCCTGTTATTATTGGTTCTAACCAGGTAGAGTTTGGTGCTTTTGGCGGCGGTGCCGATTTGTTGCTTGCCGACGAAGCTACCATCATTGAGAATCTCAGAGAACGTTTTGGCGATAAAACGGAAGCTTATGTAGCAGCTTACAAAAAAGCATATCCAAACACAAAATTGCCTTCTGACATGAAGGATGTGGATATGATGTTTCGTCCAATGGCCTTAAATTTTACACGCATGAAATCAGCCGTTCCGGGTGGAGCGCCGGTTTATAATTATGTGTTTAAATGGAATGCGCCTCATTTGGATGGCATGTTAAAATCAAGCCACTGTATGGAGATTGCATTTGTATTTAACAACATCGCTCGCACTGAAGAATACAACAGTGGCTCGCCGGAAGCTTATGCCCTGGCAGAAAAACTCAGTAAAACCTGGGCAACTTTTGCACACACAGGAAATCCAAACAACGATGCAATGCCAGAATGGGAACCTTTTACTCCCGATGGCGGAGCAACAATGTTGCTCGATAATCAGCCGGAACTGGTGCACAATCACGATAAAGAATTGATTGAAGTTGCCACTTCTGTTCCGCAGCAAAGTATGTTTTAA
- a CDS encoding neutral/alkaline non-lysosomal ceramidase N-terminal domain-containing protein, translating to MKRKNTIKLILWSLILFMACPAFAQTGLKVGAAKVDITPKQSDLKSSTDIIRGKLYVRSIYIDNGTNSAVLVAIDAGGIHEIDDVLAKSSASTGCPVQNYVVTGTHTHSGNTGGLFNGAPTAETIADAIVASVDQAKANMAPARVGYGTTQVDLNVNRDNFDENLEWHQTANWDGPSDKTLAVITFLGEDDVPIAVYMNYAMHPVNFFMSGVVSADFPGDATKYVEDMFDGKTVALFAQGASGDQNPKMAYTSIFQEGQIKGVLPPPAEPSTGRQPSFDGPGEIPADQLEAHKKVVDRKSDYVHMLGTTLGNNAVQVMLYHTQYEKSSKIWCKKEDVVCPGRVRIDTNGRENYDPGYKDGPDVHIGLGLVQIGDINLVTVSGEVYSEIGMRLKAESPASKTMMVTLTNGTRTGYIYSTQASTHLTFQVIGSNIKPGFAEPAIVNTALELMEEAKL from the coding sequence ATGAAACGTAAAAATACAATCAAACTTATTCTTTGGAGCCTGATACTATTTATGGCTTGTCCGGCATTTGCCCAAACCGGTTTAAAAGTGGGGGCAGCAAAAGTTGATATCACACCAAAACAAAGCGACCTGAAGAGCTCAACAGATATTATTCGTGGAAAACTTTATGTTCGTTCCATTTATATCGATAACGGAACAAATTCAGCGGTATTGGTAGCTATCGATGCCGGCGGTATTCATGAAATTGATGATGTGTTGGCTAAATCTTCCGCATCAACAGGATGTCCGGTGCAAAACTATGTGGTTACCGGAACGCATACACACAGTGGCAACACCGGTGGTCTATTTAATGGCGCACCAACTGCGGAAACAATTGCCGATGCGATTGTTGCTTCTGTCGATCAGGCGAAGGCAAATATGGCGCCTGCTCGTGTAGGTTACGGAACTACACAAGTGGATTTGAATGTAAACCGCGATAATTTCGATGAGAATTTAGAGTGGCACCAAACCGCCAACTGGGATGGTCCTTCAGATAAAACTTTGGCAGTAATAACTTTCCTTGGTGAAGACGATGTGCCGATTGCAGTGTACATGAATTACGCCATGCACCCGGTAAATTTCTTTATGAGTGGTGTTGTTAGTGCCGATTTTCCGGGCGATGCAACGAAATATGTTGAAGATATGTTCGACGGTAAAACTGTGGCTTTATTTGCTCAGGGAGCTTCCGGCGACCAAAATCCTAAAATGGCATACACTTCTATTTTTCAGGAAGGACAGATTAAAGGCGTGTTGCCTCCACCTGCTGAGCCTTCAACAGGCCGCCAACCTTCTTTCGACGGTCCGGGTGAAATTCCTGCTGACCAGCTTGAAGCCCACAAAAAAGTTGTTGATCGCAAGAGCGACTATGTTCACATGTTAGGAACAACTTTGGGTAACAACGCTGTACAGGTTATGCTTTACCACACGCAGTATGAAAAGAGTTCGAAAATCTGGTGTAAAAAAGAGGATGTTGTTTGTCCCGGGCGTGTTCGTATTGATACCAACGGTCGCGAAAATTACGATCCGGGATACAAAGACGGACCGGATGTACACATTGGTTTAGGTTTGGTTCAGATCGGCGATATCAATTTGGTAACAGTGAGTGGCGAGGTTTATTCAGAAATTGGTATGCGACTAAAAGCTGAGTCTCCTGCATCTAAAACAATGATGGTTACATTAACCAATGGAACTCGTACAGGATATATTTATTCTACACAGGCAAGTACTCACCTTACTTTCCAGGTAATTGGCTCAAATATCAAACCCGGATTTGCAGAACCTGCAATTGTGAATACTGCACTTGAATTGATGGAGGAAGCAAAACTTTAA
- a CDS encoding MBL fold metallo-hydrolase — protein MKKIVLFINALLLAQVALFAQPQFKIDGEEVYSGDDVVFHKIDDHTWVGTGHVMSNESLYLVEGNDKSLLIDAGTNIKDLDKIVASITSKPVTLVATHVHPDHTGPSIDVFPSLYINPADTVGIPTFMPDYKGDVKFLKDGQIFDLGGRKLEVVFTPGHTPGSTTFIDKDAKYGFSGDSFGSGNLLLTTSFSTLQNTCEKMSKVMADYGITELYPGHFFGGNKETKKRVDDLNTISKGALSGEIKGEDNPNNRFGLNYVINRDGVRVNFAESALK, from the coding sequence ATGAAGAAAATTGTATTATTTATAAACGCCTTACTACTTGCCCAAGTTGCCTTGTTTGCACAACCTCAGTTTAAAATTGATGGTGAAGAAGTATACAGTGGTGATGATGTGGTTTTCCATAAAATCGATGATCATACCTGGGTTGGCACCGGGCATGTAATGTCGAACGAGAGCCTTTATTTGGTTGAAGGAAATGACAAGTCGTTGTTGATTGATGCCGGAACAAACATTAAAGATCTGGATAAAATTGTGGCGTCGATCACTTCAAAACCGGTTACGCTGGTGGCAACGCACGTTCATCCCGATCATACCGGGCCATCCATCGATGTATTTCCGTCGTTGTATATCAATCCGGCCGACACTGTGGGAATTCCAACGTTTATGCCCGATTACAAAGGCGATGTGAAATTCCTGAAGGACGGGCAGATTTTTGATCTTGGCGGCCGTAAACTGGAAGTGGTTTTCACGCCGGGACACACGCCCGGCTCAACGACCTTTATAGATAAAGATGCAAAATACGGATTCAGTGGCGATTCGTTTGGATCGGGCAATTTATTGCTGACAACCAGCTTTTCCACCCTGCAAAATACCTGCGAGAAAATGAGTAAAGTTATGGCCGATTACGGTATTACAGAACTTTATCCGGGGCACTTTTTCGGTGGAAATAAAGAAACCAAAAAGCGGGTTGACGATCTGAATACAATCAGTAAAGGTGCTTTGTCCGGCGAAATTAAGGGAGAGGATAATCCCAATAATCGTTTCGGTCTCAACTATGTAATCAACAGAGACGGAGTGCGTGTGAACTTTGCCGAGAGTGCGTTGAAATAG
- a CDS encoding alpha-L-rhamnosidase N-terminal domain-containing protein, translating to MRKLFTILFLFSVVVSSAQMFGPPRNNEWDASWICVPEAGATDAGLYLFRKTINFDAVPDKFEMRVTADNRYKLYINEKLVSLGPALGDLEHWNYETVDIAPYLKQGENIIAAEVWNEGDMKPVSQFSCKTGFLFQGTDDATKVLNTNDTWKCIEDKSYTPIRQQVRGYYAAGAGEKIDMNEAVKGWKVLDFDDSSWKSAKAVFERSTRGMGFNTRGGWTLIPSIIPQMEMTYQRLAATRKAEGVSVPKNFPAEKAAFEVPANTTAKILLDQEVYTNAFPTLVFSGGKNGTIVITYSEGLYDADGAKNNRNEIEGKTISGRMDTIISDGSQMQEFTTLNWRTYRYIELKVETKDSPLTIEDFYGTFTGYPFEMNAKINANNAELDKILEIGWRTARSCAVETYMDCPYYERLQYIGDARIQLFVSYFNSGDDRLAKNALNLMNNSRQKDGYTLSRYPDTQNQVIATYSMWFVCMLHDYLMYGSDPEFLDDKLLGSRQILNYFISFVDDDGSLKNLPGWNFTDWASDWRMGTAAAAEDGSTALLDLQLLLALQAGIELEKVEGSEEFATMYESLANKMSETIKSKYWDASRNLFADTPDKEYYSQHTNSMAILAGLTTPEQNEQIAKQMLEDESLTQATIYFKYYLHLALAKAGMGDDFLEWLDIWRKNIELGLTTWGETSEVETTRSDCHAWGASPNIEAYRIILGIESAAPYFQKVKIEPNIGAFETISGEMPHPAGTIAVAYDNSASGLKAEISLPQGITGTFVWEGKSHALKSGKNNLEL from the coding sequence ATGAGAAAGTTATTTACAATCCTGTTCCTTTTTTCTGTTGTTGTAAGTTCTGCGCAAATGTTTGGCCCACCACGAAATAACGAGTGGGACGCAAGTTGGATTTGTGTACCGGAAGCCGGTGCAACAGACGCAGGTCTTTACCTGTTCAGAAAAACGATAAATTTTGACGCTGTACCTGACAAATTTGAAATGCGGGTTACAGCCGATAATCGTTACAAACTGTATATCAACGAAAAACTAGTTTCATTGGGGCCTGCTTTGGGCGACCTCGAACATTGGAATTACGAAACAGTTGATATTGCACCTTATCTGAAACAAGGCGAAAACATTATTGCAGCCGAAGTTTGGAATGAAGGAGATATGAAACCTGTTTCGCAATTTTCGTGCAAAACAGGCTTTTTGTTTCAGGGAACTGATGATGCAACCAAAGTGTTGAACACCAATGATACGTGGAAATGTATCGAAGACAAAAGTTACACACCAATACGTCAGCAGGTTCGTGGTTATTATGCTGCCGGAGCTGGTGAAAAAATTGACATGAATGAGGCTGTAAAAGGCTGGAAAGTGCTTGATTTTGACGATAGCAGTTGGAAATCGGCCAAAGCAGTATTCGAGCGCTCAACACGAGGAATGGGCTTTAATACCCGCGGCGGATGGACATTGATTCCGTCGATAATTCCACAAATGGAAATGACTTATCAGCGACTGGCTGCAACCCGTAAGGCTGAAGGCGTTTCTGTTCCCAAAAATTTCCCTGCCGAAAAAGCAGCTTTTGAAGTGCCTGCAAATACAACTGCCAAAATATTACTCGATCAGGAAGTTTACACCAATGCTTTTCCAACTTTGGTTTTCAGTGGTGGCAAAAACGGTACGATCGTAATTACCTATTCAGAAGGTTTATACGATGCAGACGGCGCAAAGAATAACCGTAACGAAATTGAAGGAAAAACCATTTCCGGACGTATGGATACCATTATTTCGGATGGTTCGCAAATGCAGGAATTCACTACACTGAACTGGAGAACCTACCGTTATATTGAGTTAAAAGTGGAAACAAAAGACAGTCCGCTTACCATCGAAGATTTCTACGGAACTTTTACCGGTTATCCGTTTGAAATGAACGCTAAAATAAATGCCAATAATGCTGAATTGGATAAAATTCTGGAAATTGGCTGGCGTACAGCTCGCTCGTGTGCCGTTGAAACTTATATGGATTGCCCTTACTACGAGCGTTTGCAGTATATTGGTGATGCACGCATCCAGTTGTTTGTATCGTATTTCAACAGTGGCGACGACCGTTTGGCGAAAAATGCCTTGAACCTGATGAATAATTCTCGTCAGAAAGATGGTTACACTTTAAGCCGTTATCCTGATACACAGAACCAGGTAATCGCTACTTATTCGATGTGGTTTGTTTGCATGTTGCACGACTATCTGATGTATGGAAGTGATCCTGAATTTTTGGATGATAAATTGCTGGGATCTCGCCAAATTCTTAACTACTTCATCAGTTTTGTAGACGATGATGGTTCGTTGAAAAACCTTCCTGGATGGAACTTTACTGACTGGGCAAGCGACTGGAGAATGGGAACTGCAGCAGCAGCCGAAGACGGAAGTACAGCATTACTCGACCTGCAATTATTATTGGCTTTGCAGGCTGGTATTGAACTGGAGAAAGTTGAAGGTAGCGAAGAGTTTGCAACTATGTACGAAAGTCTGGCAAATAAAATGTCGGAAACGATTAAGAGCAAATACTGGGATGCATCGCGCAATTTATTTGCCGATACACCTGATAAAGAATATTACTCGCAGCATACCAACTCAATGGCAATTCTTGCTGGACTTACAACACCTGAGCAGAATGAACAAATTGCCAAGCAGATGTTGGAAGATGAATCATTGACTCAAGCTACAATTTACTTTAAATATTATTTGCACCTGGCATTGGCGAAAGCCGGTATGGGCGACGATTTTTTGGAATGGTTAGACATCTGGCGTAAAAATATTGAGCTTGGTTTAACTACCTGGGGCGAAACTTCTGAAGTGGAAACTACCCGCTCTGATTGTCACGCCTGGGGTGCCAGTCCAAACATTGAAGCTTACCGCATAATTCTTGGAATCGAGAGTGCTGCTCCATATTTCCAAAAAGTAAAAATTGAGCCGAATATTGGCGCATTCGAAACTATAAGCGGCGAGATGCCACATCCTGCAGGTACAATTGCTGTTGCTTACGACAATTCTGCAAGTGGTTTAAAAGCTGAAATCAGCTTGCCGCAAGGAATTACCGGAACATTTGTTTGGGAAGGTAAAAGCCACGCATTGAAAAGCGGAAAGAACAATCTTGAATTGTAA
- a CDS encoding MBL fold metallo-hydrolase yields the protein MMKKSIALIFMLALCQLTTMAQMPAANFEGEEVFKNDDVVFHKIDDHTWVGTGHMSANESIYLIEGNDKAVLLDAATKITDLDKIVASITDKPVTLMLTHVHPDHVGAADYFPVVHMNPGDKESAAQMMPNYKGEFKYLEDGQVIDLGGRKLEVVFTPAHTWGSTTYIDKEAGYGFSGDSFGSGNLLMFAGTFSDLIATCEKMSAVMEKDGIEKLYPGHFRGDNPETKQRVEDLITLSKDILSGKEKGEETEGNRFGFNHIATKYGVRVNYGDKTMK from the coding sequence ATGATGAAAAAATCGATCGCTCTAATTTTTATGCTGGCTTTATGTCAGCTAACGACAATGGCGCAAATGCCGGCTGCCAACTTCGAGGGAGAAGAAGTTTTTAAAAACGACGATGTTGTTTTCCATAAAATCGACGACCACACCTGGGTGGGTACCGGGCACATGTCGGCGAACGAGAGTATTTATCTGATTGAAGGAAATGATAAAGCTGTTTTGCTTGATGCTGCAACCAAAATTACCGATCTGGATAAAATTGTTGCGTCAATTACCGACAAACCGGTTACGTTGATGCTAACACACGTTCATCCTGACCATGTTGGTGCTGCCGATTATTTTCCGGTGGTTCATATGAATCCCGGTGACAAAGAATCTGCAGCTCAAATGATGCCGAATTATAAAGGTGAATTCAAATATTTGGAAGACGGTCAGGTTATCGATCTTGGTGGCCGAAAACTGGAAGTGGTTTTTACGCCTGCGCATACCTGGGGTTCTACAACCTATATCGATAAAGAAGCCGGTTACGGTTTTAGCGGCGATTCATTTGGCTCAGGAAACTTATTAATGTTTGCCGGAACTTTCTCCGACCTGATTGCCACTTGCGAGAAAATGAGTGCAGTTATGGAGAAAGACGGAATCGAGAAATTGTATCCGGGTCACTTCCGTGGCGACAATCCTGAAACAAAACAACGCGTGGAAGACCTGATCACCTTGAGTAAAGATATTCTTTCGGGTAAAGAAAAGGGCGAGGAAACGGAAGGTAACCGATTTGGTTTTAACCACATTGCGACTAAGTACGGTGTGCGCGTAAACTACGGTGACAAAACTATGAAATAA